One part of the Magallana gigas chromosome 5, xbMagGiga1.1, whole genome shotgun sequence genome encodes these proteins:
- the LOC105338084 gene encoding uncharacterized protein, which yields MRKNKTDSAIFQIMLYLIMTSLLCFFMNNTVLGLSAYKGSWVGGNVFCQLFAYFSNSLVSFAILAATLATFERRYAVIDPDKHLQVFTPINTKLLLVGLYMLSVLLCAGPLYGWGEYSSFKGVMQILISVSLDDESLQNSTLSSILCQQRNGTQYSKLKDLSTRAINTLLQEWPLTVRRSEITNCMDGRVILQIRAENTQVADRLLEDISSNYFDDIVFKGYVNESEGLGSGLSVETFVNKDEFQAYRDAYITFQSIGVCSLDFSPTNAYVISSTVYILCTTLIGPLVVMVINSLVILKRIKCPYHSLNSDVTYLKSVNIGGIVTALCCVPYYMINFMNMHSIVINRTINLICTAMFYNAGLCILLGFFIEYVSNVLKRRFRGHSLMEATELQSIGESTGDC from the exons GAAGCTGGGTAGGAGGCAATGTTTTCTGCCAACTGTTCGCGTACTTCAGCAACTCCTTAGTCTCCTTTGCCATTTTAGCAGCTACACTGGCAACGTTTGAAAG AAGATACGCTGTGATCGATCCAGACAAACATCTCCAGGTGTTCACACCCATCAACACCAAGCTGTTACTGGTCGGTCTCTACATGCTGTCCGTGCTGCTTTGTGCTGGACCTCTCTATGGATGGGGAGAGTACTCCAGTTTTAaag GAGTTATGCAGATTCTGATATCGGTTTCCTTGGACGACGAATCTTTGCAAAACTCGACTTTAAGTAGTATATTGTGTCAGCAACGCAATGGAACGCAGTACAGCAAACTAAAGGACCTGTCTACTCGCGCCATCAACACACTCCTCCAGGAATGGCCCCTAACAGTCCGCCGCTCTGAAATTACGAACTGTATGGACGGCCGAGTAATTCTGCAAATACGAGCCGAGAACACACAGGTAGCCGACAGGCTTCTTGAGGATATAAGTTCGAATTATTTTGATGACATCGTATTCAAGGGTTATGTGAATGAGTCTGAAGGCTTGGGAAGTGGATTATCGGTAGAGACTTTCGTGAATAAAGACGAGTTCCAAGCATACAGGGATGCGTACATCACTTTTCAAA GTATTGGAGTATGTTCCTTGGATTTTTCGCCGACCAATGCGTATGTAATCTCCTCAACAGTGTATATACTGTGCACAACGTTGATAGGACCGCTCGTGGTGATGGTCATAAATTCATTGGTCATTCTCAAACGCATCAAGTGCCCGTATCATTCACTTAATAGTGACGTCACCTACCTTAAATCTGTGAATATTGGAGGAATAGTGACGGCATTGTGTTGTGTTCCATATTACATGATAAATTTCATGAATATGCATAGCATAGTCATAAATAGAACAATTAATTTAATATGCACTGCAATGTTTTATAATGCGGGGCTCTGCATTTTACTGGGCTTTTTTATTGAGTACGTCTCTAACGTGCTCAAAAGAAGGTTCAGGGGACACTCATTGATGGAAGCAACTGAATTACAAAGCATTGGGGAATCGACTGGCGATTGTTAG